The following proteins are encoded in a genomic region of Candidatus Desulfatibia profunda:
- a CDS encoding response regulator produces the protein MPNIPKVLIVDDDLRMCESLAALLKHQNYELKTCSSGRNAVDCLNKNVFDLVLLDMVIPDMDGYQIMDHINEKKLNTLVIVITGNVSTESAIGALRRGAYDYIRKPFEPEELLLTVKNGLDHRRLKRENDVVNNKLVLSENRYKFLVQNSPDIIYTLDNQGNFTFVSNAVERLLNYTIEQLVGKHYSIIVHEADLEKARWFFAERRTGDRAASGIELRLKVRNGNGRFKHSEAKHLTIELKSNGIYDRPATEKDKAFLGTHGVARDITVRKQLENQLHHAQRMEALGTLAGGISHDFNNLLMGIQGRASLMLMDIDSSHPHFEHLVGIEAYVKSAADLTKQLLGLARGGKYEVKPTDLNNLIKKTSRMFGRTRKEIRIRGKYEQNRFVSEVDEGQMELVLLNLFVNAWQAMPEGGELYLETENVLLDDGFVKPYGLEPGKYAKISVTDTGIGMDKATRERIFDPFFTTKETGRGTGLGLASAYGIIKNHGGIINVHSEKGQGATFNIFLPASEKEVAKEKELTVAIVKGKETILLVDDEDIVIDVSKDLLKKMGYKVLIAKSGQAAVELYEANKDEIDLVILDMIMPDMGGSDTFDRLKEINPKIKVLLASGYSVDGQATKILERGCNSFIQKPFKMMDLSKKIREILDKV, from the coding sequence GATTATGGATCATATCAACGAAAAAAAATTGAATACGCTGGTAATCGTTATCACCGGGAATGTTTCAACCGAATCAGCAATCGGGGCTTTGAGGAGAGGAGCCTATGATTATATCAGAAAACCGTTTGAGCCGGAAGAATTGCTACTGACGGTAAAAAACGGCCTTGATCACCGGAGATTGAAAAGGGAGAATGACGTTGTAAACAATAAATTGGTGCTGTCAGAAAATCGTTACAAGTTTCTGGTCCAAAATTCTCCTGACATCATTTATACGCTGGACAATCAGGGTAACTTCACGTTTGTCAGCAATGCCGTTGAGCGGCTTTTAAATTATACCATTGAACAGCTTGTTGGAAAGCACTATTCTATAATTGTTCATGAAGCTGATTTGGAAAAAGCCAGATGGTTTTTTGCCGAAAGAAGAACCGGCGACCGCGCAGCTTCAGGAATTGAATTGAGATTAAAAGTTCGTAACGGCAACGGCCGGTTTAAGCATTCCGAAGCTAAACACCTTACAATTGAATTGAAATCAAACGGCATCTATGACAGGCCGGCCACGGAAAAGGACAAAGCATTCCTTGGGACCCATGGCGTTGCCAGAGACATAACTGTTAGAAAGCAGCTTGAAAACCAGTTACATCATGCGCAAAGAATGGAAGCTTTAGGTACCTTGGCCGGCGGCATTTCCCATGACTTTAATAATTTGCTTATGGGAATACAGGGGCGGGCCTCTTTGATGTTGATGGATATTGATTCCTCCCATCCCCATTTTGAGCATCTTGTCGGAATAGAAGCTTATGTTAAGAGTGCTGCGGATCTGACAAAACAGCTCCTGGGGCTTGCCAGGGGCGGTAAATATGAAGTTAAACCGACAGATCTTAACAATTTGATCAAGAAGACTTCAAGGATGTTTGGCCGTACCAGAAAAGAAATCAGAATACGGGGAAAATATGAGCAAAATCGCTTTGTTTCAGAGGTCGATGAAGGGCAGATGGAACTGGTGCTTTTGAATCTTTTTGTCAATGCTTGGCAAGCAATGCCTGAAGGCGGGGAATTATATCTTGAAACTGAAAATGTTCTGCTTGATGACGGCTTTGTGAAGCCATATGGGCTTGAACCCGGTAAATATGCAAAAATCTCTGTTACCGATACCGGCATCGGCATGGATAAAGCCACTCGGGAAAGAATATTTGACCCGTTTTTTACGACCAAGGAGACCGGCAGGGGTACCGGATTGGGGCTTGCTTCCGCGTACGGAATCATTAAGAATCATGGCGGCATCATCAACGTTCACAGTGAAAAAGGTCAGGGCGCCACTTTTAACATATTTCTGCCGGCTTCCGAAAAGGAAGTCGCCAAAGAAAAGGAATTAACTGTAGCTATCGTCAAAGGAAAAGAAACGATTCTTTTGGTTGATGACGAGGATATCGTCATTGATGTCAGCAAAGACTTGCTGAAAAAAATGGGATATAAAGTTTTGATAGCAAAAAGCGGCCAAGCCGCTGTGGAACTATACGAAGCCAATAAGGATGAAATTGATCTGGTTATTCTTGATATGATCATGCCGGACATGGGCGGCAGCGACACTTTCGATCGACTCAAGGAAATCAACCCCAAAATAAAGGTTCTGCTTGCAAGTGGATATAGCGTTGATGGCCAGGCAACAAAGATACTGGAACGCGGTTGTAACAGTTTTATCCAGAAACCTTTCAAAATGATGGACCTGTCGAAAAAGATAAGGGAGATCTTGGACAAAGTCTAG